The following proteins are co-located in the Pyricularia oryzae 70-15 chromosome 1, whole genome shotgun sequence genome:
- a CDS encoding peroxisome biosynthesis protein, translating into MAPRKNGHSTAAEISLVHLKNCLVNLPSALVNLLVNINAHAQNVVVELSWRSSDGSQKSSYLGWTGLPSKRKLAPIVTRDGIQGSRGSGGSREQEISLVEIDPTLANTLGLSDGQKITAMIHLEFPMAHTVHIEPLTPEDWEVIELHANFLELNMMSQVRALPNPAFAPPGGVPGSAAHPLALHVSPTSTASIRVASLEPAAGSDVPFVKIAPNAEVIVAPKERSKPSRPGKSSSKGGRSVDGASGKSSSSTVRRNRRSKSEERKPALYLRAMDRRYCEDWFDDVDEAGKELQEGLSVWVDRDLLFSKGFRGVKYVAVDLMRPSNIQAQPADGAEAQQKQSTRVVAMLCGWDDPPNGSTVALSTPLCASLDCQGIVGGVVKIEPAPTPFTVNTSAEKSDQPNTIRRIKVFPFLAAGSSPSAALTFGGESKAEKEDASKRLKLVYGGKDGKGLLQGPLTDGQVLGIYQGVQQIPGWEGGIIKFDPPPEAGQPTRESINWILGSQKPIPFDIQPGVPPPAGATHDDGLDEAESSDNILVGIDSLLKELKSHLTHLSSVLLTGALGSGKTSVGKSIANALKRDSFYHTTYFTCRSLTNDESRVATVRETLNRLFMNASWGARLGGKAIVILDDLDKLCPAETELQVGNDNGRSRQISEALCAIVKQYCAEDSGVVLLATAQAKESLHGVVIGGHVVREIVELKSPDKDARRKIMEAITKQGPLITDIATRDTPSDHSRPTTADGSAAEDEGAWMDGPSRSSQNGTNDRGDGYYLQPDLDFLDIAGRTDGYMPGDLLLLVTRARNAALSRSLEETAEDDHLNALGVPLGMQDFDEALKGFTPASLHNVSLQSSTIKFDSIGGLSETRRVLLETLQYPTKYAPIFAQCPLRLRSGLLLYGYPGCGKTLLASAVAGECGLNFISVKGPEILNKYIGASEKSVRDLFERASAAKPCVLFFDEFDSIAPKRGHDSTGVTDRVVNQLLTQMDGAEGLSGVYVLAATSRPDLIDPALLRPGRLDKSLICDFPNAEDRLDIIRALASKVKVGEEVLANEAELLELARRTEGFTGADLQALMSNSQLEAIHDVLGDHGAGVGASAGKGKYGGRKSAVAASGRGRANYVQFLYGEEQEARKPTGATTLSSEMAERAAIAAKLEAIKLAKKAAKASKAGRGAQPVNGVDDEGGEDKAKQDSGGAGEVVIGWSHITKALDETRPSISSEERARLERIYREFVVGRSGQMKDGQPSMEIGGRSSLM; encoded by the exons atGGCTCCACGAAAGAACGGGCATTCGACAGCGGCCGAGATTTCGCTTGTCCACCTCAAGAACTGTCTTGTAAACCTACCATCGGCACTCGTCAACCTGCTTGTCAACATCAACGCT CATGCCCAAAATGTCGTCGTCGAACTCAGCTGGCGATCTAGCGACGGCTCGCAAAAGTCGTCATACCTCGGCTGGACCGGCCTCCCCAGCAAGCGCAAGCTCGCCCCGATAGTCACCCGCGATGGTATCCAAGGCTCGCGGGGCTCGGGAGGATCGCGCGAGCAGGAAATCTCACTCGTGGAGATCGACCCGACACTGGCAAATACCCTGGGACTGAGCGACGGCCAGAAGATCACGGCCATGATCCACCTAGAGTTCCCTATGGCGCATACAGTGCACATCGAGCCCCTCACCCCTGAGGACTGGGAGGTCATCGAGCTGCACGCCAACTTTCTCGAGCTCAACATGATGTCCCAGGTGCGCGCGCTGCCCAATCCAGCATTCGCACCGCCCGGTGGTGTCCCAGGATCCGCTGCGCACCCCTTGGCTCTGCACGTCTCGCCAACTTCCACCGCAAGCATCAGGGTCGCATCCCTGGAACCTGCAGCGGGGTCAGATGTGCCGTTCGTCAAGATCGCCCCTAACGCCGAGGTTATAGTGGCGCCCAAGGAGAGGTCCAAGCCCTCGCGGCCGGGgaagagcagcagcaagggGGGCCGCAGCGTGGATGGCGCTTCGGGCAAGAGCTCAAGCAGCACCGTGAGAAGGAACAGGAGGAGCAAAAGCGAGGAGCGCAAGCCTGCCTTGTACCTGCGAGCCATGGACAGGCGATACTGCGAAGATTGGTtcgacgacgtcgacgaggcAGGCAAGGAGCTACAGGAGGGGCTAAGCGTTTGGGTGGATCGGGATCTGCTCTTCTCCAAAGGTTTCCGAGGGGTCAAGTACGTCGCAGTCGATCTCATGCGACCTTCAAACATTCAGGCCCAGCCTGCAGATGGGGCTGAGGCTCAACAAAAACAGTCTACCCGGGTTGTGGCCATGTTGTGCGGCTGGGACGATCCGCCAAATGGGTCTACAGTGGCTCTTTCGACGCCCCTATGCGCGTCACTGGACTGCCAGGGGATTGTAGGAGGAGTGGTGAAGATTGAACCAGCTCCAACACCTTTTACAGTCAACACAAGCGCCGAAAAGTCTGACCAGCCTAACACAATACGTCGAATCAAGGTCTTTCCGTTTCTGGCTGCTGGCAGCTCACCTTCCGCCGCACTTACGTTTGGAGGCGAATCcaaggccgagaaggaggACGCGTCAAAGCGACTGAAGCTTGTGTATGGTGGCAAGGATGGCAAGGGTCTTTTGCAGGGGCCTCTTACTGATGGTCAAGTGCTCGGAATCTATCAAGGCGTACAACAGATTCCGGGATGGGAGGGCGGCATAATAAAGTTTGACCCGCCACCAGAGGCCGGACAACCAACCCGAGAATCGATAAACTGGATATTGGGATCACAGAAGCCAATCCCTTTCGATATACAGCCCGGGGTACCTCCACCAGCAGGAGCTACACATGATGATGGTCTCGACGAGGCAGAGTCTAGCGACAATATCCTCGTTGGCATTGATTCGCTTCTCAAGGAGCTCAAGTCCCATCTGACGCACTTGTCATCCGTCCTGCTGACCGGCGCACTTGGCTCTGGAAAAACGTCAGTGGGAAAGAGCATCGCCAACGCCCTGAAGCGGGATTCGTTTTACCACACCACTTACTTTACCTGTCGCAGCCTCACAAACGACGAGAGCAGAGTTGCTACAGTTCGGGAGACACTAAATCGTCTCTTCATGAACGCCAGCTGGGGTGCGAGGCTAGGCGGCAAGGCCATTGTGATACTGGACGATCTCGACAAGCTGTGCCCAGCTGAAACCGAGCTTCAAGTGGGCAATGACAACGGCCGCAGCCGGCAGATTAGCGAAGCACTATGTGCCATCGTCAAACAATACTGCGCCGAGGATAGCGGCGTGGTCCTGCTGGCCACTGCCCAGGCTAAGGAGTCATTACATGGCGTGGTCATTGGTGGTCATGTGGTTCGCGAGATTGTGGAGCTCAAATCGCCCGACAAGGACGCAAGGAGGAAAATAATGGAGGCCATCACGAAACAAGGGCCCCTCATTACGGATATAGCCACGAGAGATACCCCCAGCGACCATTCGCGGCCCACAACAGCCGATGGCAGCGCTGCGGAAGATGAGGGTGCGTGGATGGACGGGCCCAGCAGGTCGAGCCAGAATGGTACAAATGACCGTGGTGACGGCTACTACTTGCAACCAGACCTCGACTTCTTGGACATAGCTGGGCGGACCGACGGGTACATGCCAGGAGATCTCTTGCTCCTCGTTAccagagcccggaacgcggcGCTCAGTCGGTCCCTCGAGGAGACTGCCGAGGATGATCATCTCAACGCCTTGGGCGTTCCGCTTGGCATGCAGGATTTTGACGAGGCCCTAAAGGGTTTCACCCCAGCATCGCTCCACAACGTTAGTCTGCAAAGCTCGACGATCAAGTTCGACTCCATCGGCGGCCTTTCCGAGACGCGACGTGTTCTGCTCGAGACGTTGCAGTACCCGACAAAATACGCCCCCATCTTCGCGCAGTGCCCACTCCGTCTGCGGTCGGGTCTTTTGCTCTATGGCTATCCCGGCTGTGGCAAGACTCTACTGGCCAGCGCGGTGGCGGGAGAATGCGGTCTCAACTTCATCAGTGTGAAGGGTCCTGAGATTCTGAACAAGTACATTGGTGCCTCGGAAAAGAGCGTAAGAGACTTGTTTGAGCGAGCATCGGCGGCCAAGCCTTGTGTTCTCTTCTTCGACGAGTTTGACTCCATCGCGCCCAAGCGTGGACACGACTCGACGGGTGTCACCGACCGTGTGGTGAACCAGCTTTTGACGCAAATGGACGGTGCCGAGGGGTTGTCGGGCGTCTACGTGCTCGCGGCGACATCGCGGCCGGACTTGATCGACCCTGCTCTACTGAGGCCAGGGCGTCTGGACAAATCCCTGATCTGCGACTTCCCCAACGCTGAGGACCGACTGGATATCATCAGGGCCCTCGCGAGCAAGGTCAAGGTCGGCGAAGAGGTGCTAGCCAACGAGGCCGAGCTCTTGGAGCTGGCGAGACGCACCGAGGGATTCACGGGCGCCGACCTGCAGGCGCTCATGTCGAACTCGCAGCTCGAGGCCATTCACGACGTCCTGGGAGATCACGGCGCCGGCGTGGGCGCATCGGCCGGCAAGGGCAAATACGGCGGGAGGAAGTCCGCCGTAGCAGCTTCAGGCAGAGGGCGCGCCAACTACGTTCAGTTCTTGTACGGTGAAGAGCAGGAGGCTCGGAAGCCGACCGGGGCGACCACGCTGTCATCGGAAATGGCGGAGAGGGCAGCCATTGCGGCCAAGCTCGAGGCCATCAAGCTCGCCAAGAAGGCTGCAAAGGCATCCAAGGCCGGCCGCGGGGCGCAGCCTGTGAACGGCGTGGATGACGAGGGTGGCGAGGACAAAGCAAAGCAGGACAGCGGCGGTGCGGGTGAGGTTGTGATTGGGTGGAGTCACATCACCAAGGCACTGGACGAGACTCGTCCCAGTATCAGCTCGGAGGAGCGGGCAAGATTGGAGAGGATTTACCGTGAGTTTGTTGTTGGCAGGAGTGGGCAGATGAAAGACGGGCAGCCTTCTATGGAGATTGGAGGACGTTCTAGCTTGATGTAG
- a CDS encoding DNA replication licensing factor mcm7, with translation MALLLQYAAPVSYSAQQTGFENFIQDFKTSPEQTITQGLGDIAIDDDDLSDDYDFMDEDDEAAQRRQQEKARQKGPRHKYRDLLQELADRKVDEVVIDLDDLASFEADVDEGLRLVESVEKNTKHYVEIVSRAIDKLMPEPSSEVSFKDDVLDVLMARRAERNRAVAEAAESQNDNSLLNDKFPAELVRRYTLVFKPRSSTAENPRKALAVRQVRGDHLGHLITISGIITRVSDVKPIAQVSAYTCDRCGCEIFQPVNDKAYAPLTICPSQDCKDNQSKGQLHPSSRASKFLPFQEVKVQELAEQVPIGQIPRTLTILCYGSLVRKVNPGDVADISGVFLPTPYTGFKAMKAGLLTDTYLEAHHIVQHKKAYAEMTIDPRLVRKIDQFRVSGHIYEYLAKSIAPEIFGHLDVKKALLLLLVGGVSKHMGDGMKIRGDINICLMGDPGVAKSQLLKYISKVAPRGVYTSGRGSSGVGLTAAVMRDPVTDEMVLEGGALVLADNGICCIDEFDKMDENDRTAIHEVMEQQTISISKAGISTSLNARTSILAAANPVYGRYNPRISPVENINLPAALLSRFDILFLLLDTPTRDTDAQLAKHVAYVHMNSRHPDLAAGGDGGVIFTPHEMRSYVAEARTYRPTVPTSVSEYLIKTYVRMRDSQRRAEKQGKQFTHTTPRTLLGVVRLAQALARLRFASLVSQDDVDEALRLVEASKASLDASATPSRRGLNASSRIYNLVKALADHGACRADDGEEDDELGIELSMRQVRERVLAKGFTEDQWTTALDEYTELDVWQTAGSGTRLVFITANNGEEDEE, from the exons ATGGCGTTGCTTCTCCAATATGCGGCTCCGGTGAGCTACTCGGCGCAACAGA CCGGGTTCGAAAATTTTATCCAGGATTTCAAAACTTCGCCAGAGCAGACCATCACCCAAGGGCTGGGCGACATTGCaattgacgatgacgatttGAGCGACGACTATGATTTTatggacgaggatgacgaggcGGCTCAGCGCAGACAACAGGAGAAAGCCAGGCAAAAGGGACCGCGTCATAAGTACCGAGACCTTTTGCAGGAGCTCGCAGATAGGAAGGTTGACGAAGTTGTCATCGACCTAGACGATCTGGCTTCG TTCGAGGCCGATGTTGATGAGGGTTTGCGCCTGGTCGAATCAGTCGAGAAGAACACCAAACACTATGTTGAGATTGTGTCGAGGGCTATCGACAAATTGATGCCAGAACCGAGCAGCGAGGTCAGCTTCAAGGACGATGTTCTTGATGTGCTTATGGCACGCAGAGCAGAGCGCAACCGCGCTGTTGCTGAGGCCGCCGAATCGCAAAACGACAATTCTTTGCTGAACGACAAATTCCCTGCCGAGCTAGTCCGTCGTTACACCCTGGTTTTCAAGCCGCGGTCTTCGACGGCTGAGAACCCACGAAAAGCCCTTGCTGTCCGACAAGTGCGTGGCGATCATCTCGGACATCTTATCACTATTAGCGGTATCATCACGAGGGTATCAGACGTCAAGCCCATCGCACAGGTCAGCGCATACACTTGCGACCGATGTGGCTGTGAGATCTTCCAGCCCGTGAACGACAAGGCCTACGCTCCCTTGACTATCTGCCCCTCGCAAGATTGCAAGGACAACCAGAGCAAGGGTCAACTTCACCCTTCATCCAGGGCATCAAAGTTCCTCCCCTTTCAGGAGGTCAAGGTCCAGGAGCTTGCCGAGCAGGTCCCTATCGGCCAGATCCCAAGGACACTTACCATTCTCTGCTATGGCTCATTGGTTCGCAAGGTTAACCCGGGTGATGTTGCCGACATCTCGGGCGTCTTTTTGCCTACTCCTTATACAGGCTTCAAGGCCATGAAAGCCGGTCTCCTCACTGATACCTACCTTGAGGCGCACCACATTGTGCAGCACAAGAAGGCGTATGCCGAAATGACTATCGATCCACGGTTAGTGCGCAAGATTGATCAGTTCAGAGTATCTGGACACATCTACGAATATCTGGCCAAGTCCATTGCGCCCGAAATCTTCGGGCACCTGGACGTCAAGAAGGCACTTTTGTTGCTGCTTGTCGGTGGTGTGAGCAAGCACATGGGTGATGGCATGAAGATCCGTGGTGACATTAACATTTGTTTGATGGGTGATCCCGGTGTGGCCAAATCTCAGCTGCTTAAATACATCTCCAAAGTGGCCCCTCGTGGTGTCTATACTTCTGGTCGTGGTAGCAGTGGTGTTGGTCTCACTGCCGCTGTCATGCGTGATCCCGTCACAGACGAGATGGTGCTGGAAGGTGGCGCTCTGGTCTTGGCCGACAATGGTATCTGCTGTATCGATGAGTTCGACAAGATGGACGAGAACGACCGAACCGCCATCCACGAAGTCATGGAACAACAAACAATCAGCATCAGCAAAGCTGGTATCTCCACCAGCCTCAACGCTCGTACCTCAATTCTCGCTGCCGCTAACCCTGTCTACGGCCGCTACAACCCGCGCATATCTCCGGTCGAGAACATCAACCTCCCTGCTGCGCTTCTCTCGCGTTTCGATATCCTCTTCCTTCTGTTGGATACGCCAACCCGCGATACCGACGCCCAGCTTGCGAAGCACGTCGCCTACGTGCACATGAACAGCCGGCATCCGGACTTGGcggccggcggcgacggcggcgttaTCTTTACCCCACACGAGATGCGCAGCTATGTAGCTGAGGCTAGGACGTACCGCCCTACCGTGCCCACGTCTGTGTCAGAGTACCTAATCAAGACCTATGTGCGCATGCGTGACTCGCAGCGCCGCGCTGAGAAACAGGGCAAGCAGTTCACGCACACAACGCCCCGTACACTGCTTGGTGTCGTGCGTCTTGCCCAGGCCCTTGCCCGCCTGCGCTTTGCCAGCCTTGTTAGCCAggacgacgtcgacgaggcCCTGCGTCTCGTTGAGGCCAGCAAGGCCAGTCTGGACGCCAGTGCGACGCCATCGCGTCGTGGACTTAACGCCAGCAGCAGGATTTACAACCTCGTCAAGGCTCTTGCCGACCATGGTGCCTGCCGCGCGGACGATGGcgaggaggacgatgagCTGGGCATCGAGCTCAGCATGCGCCAAGTCAGGGAACGTGTCTTGGCCAAGGGCTTCACTGAGGACCAGTGGACCACTGCTCTGGATGAGTACACCGAGCTTGAT GTCTGGCAAACTGCTGGAAGTGGCACTCGCCTCGTCTTCATTACGGCCAACAATGGAGAAGAAGATGAAGAATGA